The nucleotide sequence TTTGAAGACATGGATGCCCCAGCCGATCCAGGTGTCTGCCTCGCTCTCGCTGGTATTGAGCAGGTAGGTCAGCGCCCGCGACTGCACGGGCAGGGCGAATTCATTCACGATCTCGATGCTCTCGCGACTCAAGGCCTGGTCGAGCATGCTGCTGAGGAGGCTTTCCACCTGGGCGATCATGGCGGGCTCCTTTGCCCGCTGGAAAAAGGGCTCCACGATGGCGCGGTAGTCGGTGTGCTCTGGCGGATCGGTCTCGATGGGGAGCTGGCGCATGCTGCGCACGTCTTCCTCTGATGGGATGGGCACGCGGAAGGGCACATTCGAGGTGTAGGTCTGCCAGTCCTTTGATGCCTTTCGCACATCTTCATGGCGGAGGATCATGGTGATGTTTTCACCGTGAAATGGGCACTGCATCACGCCCGTGCTAGCGCGGGCTTCTTGGAAAGGATCTGAAAAAGCGGACATGTGATGTAAATAACGAAGGAGAGCCCAAAATGGCGAATGAAGCCCTGGAGGAAAGCACAGCTTGCGGGCAATTCTTGCGCCCCAGGTGCTCATTCTACGAGCGAAAGTGCTCGGCGGCGGATTTCCTCGTGACAGCGGCCTACGGCGCTGTGTAGGCTGCGGGGCTATGTCGAGCCCATCCATCACCACGCCTGCTTTTTCTCGCCGTCAGTTCGGCACACTCGCTGGAGTGAGCGCCGTCGCCGCCATGCTGCAAAGTCAGCTCACTGCCGCAGATCAAGCCGCAGGTGGCAAGGGCAAAGTGCGCCACTCCGTGTGCAAGTGGTGCTACAAGGACATCCCGCTGGAGGATCTCTGCCTCGCAGCCAAAGAGATCGGCCTTGGCTCCATCGAGCTGCTCGATCCGCCAGATTTTGCCACGGTGAAGAAACATGGTCTGCACTGCGCCATGGTCAGCTTTCCGACCATTGATGGACCTGATGGCGTGAAGATCGGCCCCATCCCGAAGGGCTGGAATCGCGTGGAGCATCACGACCTGCTCGTGCAGGCCTATGAGCCGCTTTTGCAGGCTAGCGCGGAGGCGGGCTTCACGCAGGTCATCTGCTTCAGCGGCAATCGCGATGGCATGAGCGATGCGCAGGGGCTGGAGAACTGCGCACTGGGCCTCCAGCGCCTGCTGCCGCTGTGTGAGAAGCTTGGCGTCACGCTGGTGATGGAGCTGCTCAACAGCAAAGTGAACCACCCGGACTACATGTGCGATCACAGCGCCTGGGGCGTCGCTTTGTGCAAAAAACTGGGCTCACCGCGCTTCCGCCTGCTCTATGACATCTACCACATGCAGATCATGGAGGGTGATGTCATCGCCACGATCCGCCGCGATCACGAGTTCTTCGCACACTATCACACGGGTGGCGTCCCTGGCCGCGCCGAGATCGATGAGACCCAGGAGCTGAATTACCCCGCCATCATCCGTGCTATCCAAGAAACTGGCTATACCGGCTGGCTGGGCCAGGAATTCATCCCAAAGCGCAGTGACAAGCTCGCCTCACTGAAGCAGGGCGTGCAAATCTGCTCCGTGGAGTGAAGTGGGTGCCAGTGATTCCCCGCATGGTCCGAGCGAGACTCACTCACGCCTCCACTAGCCGCCACTCGCCCTCCGCGAGTCCATCGAGCGTGTATTCACCCACACGCTCGCGGTGCAGATGCTCCACATGCCAACCCTGGCTGGCAAACATGCGCCGCACCTGGTGGTAGCGGCCCTCCGTGAGCGTCAGGCGTGCGCTGCGTGCATCCAGGATTTCCAGCTTTGCGGTTAGGCAGGGCTTTTCCTCGCCACGGAGCATCACCTCGCCACGGGCGAATATTTCAATCAGGCCTGGCTCCAGATCGCGGTCCAGAGTGGCGATGTACACCTTCTCCACCGCCGACTTGGGCGAAGTATGCTGATGCACGATGCTGCCGATGTCCGTTACCAGCAGCAGTCCGCTCGTTTCTTTATCCAGTCGGCCCACACTCGTCACGGCGGGGTTTCGCCGCAGCCACTGATCCGGCAGTAGCTCATAGATCGTGGGGCCTTCGTCGCCATTGTGCGTGCAAACATAGCCGATGGGCTTGTGCAGCACCGCTAGCAGACCATCGGGGGCCTCCAGCGGATCATCATCCAGCGTGATCGCATGCGCATCGACACGCATGTCCGCCCTATTCAGTGTCACGCCGCCGCACTTCACCCGGCCATCCTTGACGAACGCCGCAGCCTCGCGACGTGAGCAGTAACCGAGGGAGGAGAGAATCTGATCGAGGCGGCGCATGGAGGAAAACTATGTCCCCATGCTCCACAGAAGGCGCTTTGCCAAGTGCCCACGACATCAGAAGCGCGAAAGAAGCTCCGCGCTGCCTGCGACTGAACAAGACCGCTATGAAACACACCGCATCGCTCATCGCCGCCTTCTTCTCACTCGTCACCCTCCACGCCGCCGAGCCTCCCGCTGGCTTCAAGGCCATCTTCAATGCCAAAGACCTCACTGGCTGGTATGGGCTGAATCCACACAGCGTCCAGAAGCTCACCGGTGAAAAGAAAGACGCTGCGCTGAAAAAAATGCGCGAGGAATTCCCCACCAACTGGAAGGTCGAGAACGGCGAGCTGGTCAACTACGGTCACGGCCCCTACGCCACCACCGAGCAGGAGTTCGGCGACATGGAGTTCCTCATCGAATACAAGACCGTCGCCAAAGCCGACAGCGGCATCTACCTGCGCGGTGTGCCGCAGGTGCAGATTTGGGATAAAAATCAGGTCTTTGATCCAGCGAAGCCCACACGTCGTCCGCATCTCGGTTCCGGCGGTCTTTTCAACAACACACCCGATACTCCAGGACGTGATCCGCTCGTGATCGCTGACAAAGAATTCGGCGAGTGGAATAGCTTTCGCATCCGCCAGATCGGAGCCCGCACCTGGGTGTGGCTGAATGACAAGCTCGTCGTCGATGGTGCTCCGATGGAGAACTATCCCGATAAAGCCATCCCCTACCCCGCCAAAGGCCCCATCATGCTGCAAACCCACGGTGGCGAGATCCGCTGGCGGAATCTCTTCGTGCACGAAATCGACGCGGATGAGGCGAAAAAGATCCTCTCCGAAGCCGACGCCAAAAAATAGCCCGAGTGGCCAAGCGGTCGCAGAATCATTGGGGCGGTGGTTGCAAGACCTCCGCCCCTTTTCACGACTACTGCGCCCCTCAAAATGACCCCTCGTATTCTCTCCATCCTCGCCTTCGCGAGTTCCGCAGTATTTGCGCAAACAAACCCGACTTACACCTTCCCCATCCAGGCCAAGACCCCGGAGGAAGAGCTGAAAACGATCCAGTTGCCGGATGGCTACTCGTTGGAGTTGGTTTTGAGCGATCCGCTCATCAAAGAGCCGATGGCGATCGCCTTTGATGGCGATGGCAAAATGTACGTCGTCGAAATGCGCACCTACATGCAGGACATCGACGGCACGGACGAACTCACGCCGAAGAGCCGCATCTCGCTGCATGAATCGACGAAGGGCGACGGCGTCTTCGACAAACACAGCGTCTATATGGACAACCTGTTGCTACCCCGCATGGTGCTGCCGCTGGATGATCGGGTGCTGGTCGGCATCACGAACACGAATGACATCACGCTGCATCGCGATGCAAATGGCGATGGCGTGGCCGATGAGCAAGCGCCCTGGTATGTCGGCGGGCCGCGTGGTGGAAACATGGAGCATCAGCCCAGTGGTCTCGTGTGGGGCCTGGATAACTGGATCTACACCACCTACAACGGCTACCGCCTGCGCTGGGCTGGCGAGAAGCAGCCGGCACTCAAAGAGAACACCGCGCCGAATGGCGGTCAGTGGGGCCTGGCTCAGGATGACTACGGCAAGATGTGGTGGAGCAATGCCGGCGGCGAAAAAGGCCTGTGGAATTACCAGGCACCCATTCTGTATGCCGCGATCAATGTGATGCAGCAAAAGAGCGAGAAGTTCGACACCGTGTGGCCCATCGTCGGGCTCGGCGACTTCCAGGGCGGCCCCGGACGCTTCCATTCGCCGGAGGACAAGCGCTTGAACCACTTCACCGGTTGCGCCGGACAGACCGTGTATCGCGGGGATCGCCTGCCGAAGGAACTTTATGGCAACGTCTTCCTGCCTGAGCCTGTTGGTCGTCTTATCCGCCGCGCCACGGTGGAGATCAAAGACGGCATCACCACCGTCGCGAACCCGTATGAGGAGCAGATGAGCGAGTTCATCCGCAGCAGCGATCCGAATTTCCGCCCGCTGAACATGACCACCGGCCCCGATGGCTGCCTCTACATCGTTGATGCGTATCGCGGCATCATTCAGGAAGGAAATTGGGTCAAACCCGGCAGCTTCCTCCGCGGAGCCATCGAGCCCACCGGCATGCAGCACGTCGCTGGTCATGGCCGTGTGTGGCGTCTCGTGCACAAAGACCACAAACCCGGCCCGCAGCCGAAAATGATCGGCGAAACGCCCACACAGCTCGTCGCGCATCTCACGCATCCGAACGGCTTCTGGCGTGATACCGCGCAGCGCATGCTCATCGTCAAAAACGACCCATCCGTGGTCCCGGCGCTTGTTTCGCTGCTCAAGCACGACAATCACCTCGCCCGCCTGCATGCGCTTTGGACGCTGGAAGGCCTCGATGCCGTCACGCCGGACATTCTCCGCGCTGCGATGAAGGACGCGCACGCGCAAGTCCGCGCCAGCGCCATCCGCGTCGCTGAATCGCTGCTCAAAAAAGGCGACACCGCTTTGATCGCCGACATCCAAGCCCTCAAGGCCGACAAAGACCCCACTGTGGTGCTCCAGACGCTCTACACGGCGAAGCACCTCAACTGGCCCAAATGGAAAGACGAAGCGCAGATGACGCTCATGACCTCCGCCAGCGTCGGTGTGAAGGAAATCGGCGCGCAGTTGCTTGTCGAGGCACCAAAGATCAGCGGCAGCTTCACGAAGGATGAAAAGAAGCAGCTCGAACGCGGCCAGGAGATCTTCCGCTCGCTTTGCTTTGCCTGCCACGGCTTCGACGGCGCGGGCATGCCCATCGCTGGTCGCGCAGGTGCCACACTCGCCCCACCGCTCGCCGGATCACGCACCGCCGTGCAGGGCGATGCCATCGTGCGTGTGATGCTCAATGGTCTCGCCGGTCCCATCGACGGCAAAACCTACGAAGCCGCCATGGTTCCCATGGCCACCAACAACGACCAATGGATCGCTGATGTCGCCAGCTACATCCGCAAAGCCTTTGGAAATAGCGGCAAGCTCGTGGACAAAAAAGAAGTCGCCGCCTTGCGCAAAGAACTCGGCAAACGCGTCACTCCGTGGACCATCGAAGAACTCCGCGCCCTCTACCCGCAGCCCTTGCCGAACCGCGCCGCGTGGAAACTCACCGCCAGTCACAACGACAAAGAAGTCGCCAAAGCCATCGACGGCGACCTCGCCACCCGCTGGGACACTCGCAAGCCGCAGAGCCCCGACATGTGGTTCCAAATCGACCTCCCCGAGCCCACCGACATCACCGGCCTCACCCTCGACACCGGCAAATCCCGCAACGACTACCCCCGCCAATACAAAATCGAGCTCTCCCTAAACGGCACCGAATGGGAGAAACCCACGCTGCAAGGCGAGGGCGAAGCCGGCGTCATCGACTACCTCTTCACCCAGCCCACGAAAGCCAAATCCATCCGCATCTCCCAACTCGGTGAAGCGAAGGGCACCTACTGGTCCATTCATGAGCTTCAGGTGCTCGGGGCGGTGAAGAAGTGAGGACCACACCCAATGATCGGATATGCTATCGGGTCATTCCTCGGTTATTTCATCCATCGTTGTCGGATCCCGAGAACGACCCCAGGAACTTCAAAGTCTGCCAATTGGCTGGTGCGTCTATGCATGAGATATAGACCGACTCTCAAAAAGGATGTCATAAACGCGTCTTTGGGCGGCACTGGGACTGAAGGATGGATGGCTGGTCGAACAAAGAGCGTAGGGACTCGATGATACGGTCCTGAAGTTGCGCGGAAGTCTTGGCGATGCAGCCGTTGAACCAGTCGGCCTTCATGCGCAGCCACAAGCGGTCGATGGCGTTGAGATCGGGCGAGCGTGGTGGCAGACTCCGGGCTCAAAGTGGTGCCAGTTAAGACTCTTGGTCTTGTGCCATGAGGCGTTGTCGAGCACCAGGATGGCGCGGCGTCCTGCCACGTGCGGATTCTCCTCAGCTAGAGTGTCAAGGAACACCTGAAAAGTGACGCTGTCGCACAGGTTGAAGAGCAGTGCGCCGAGCCTTCCATCTTTGGGCCGCACTGCGCCAAACACATTGTAGCGGATGTGCTCGCCGAGATAAGGTGAGTGGCGCACCTTGCCGATCTTGGTCCAGGTGCGGCGCGGGCGCGGATCGCCTTCAAAGCCGCTTTCGTCGCTGAACCACAGGTCGACGCTCGGATCGGCCACCCAGCGCTGGAGCTTTTGGCAGAAGGCTTGGCGCTTGTCCTCATCCTGGTTGAGCGGCCAGGGGCGCGGAACTTTGAGGCGGTAATCGTGCTCGTGGAGATAGCGCACGGTGGTGCTGTAGCCGAGCTGCGTTTGCAGGTTCTGCTTGATCCAGCCGTGCAACTTCACCGCAGTCCAGTGGCTCTGTCCAGCCAGCGACGGATCTTCGATGAGAGGCAGAATTTTTTCGTTCACTTGTTCCTTGGGCAGGATTCGGCGACGGCCGCTGCTACGCCCAGGAATGAGACCATCAAGGCCGGCGAGATTGAAGGCTTGGATAAAGCGCAAAACCTGCCGCAGGCTGAAGCCTGAGAGGTCAGCGACTTGCTCGCGGCTCTTGCCTTCATAAAGCCAGCGCAGCGCTTGAAGCCGACGAAAGCCCTTCTTCGTGGGTGAGCAATCCATCGCCACGCCGACCTCTTCCAAGGTCGCGTTTTCGAGATTGAGTGTGATGCACGGGCGGGCCACCGCCGCCTATTAATTACCGCAATTCTAAAAAGTACAGCCTCAATATGACATTCTTTTTGAGAACCGGTCTAGTAGCAAACTAGAGCTGCATTGGCCTTTTGTATCCCACAGACAGATGCTGAAGCTTTTGCAGCCTCGATAAATGTTTCCCACCCAGAAAATCCTTCTAAGAGCGCGTGGATCGCAACG is from Verrucomicrobiaceae bacterium and encodes:
- a CDS encoding TIM barrel protein, whose product is MSSPSITTPAFSRRQFGTLAGVSAVAAMLQSQLTAADQAAGGKGKVRHSVCKWCYKDIPLEDLCLAAKEIGLGSIELLDPPDFATVKKHGLHCAMVSFPTIDGPDGVKIGPIPKGWNRVEHHDLLVQAYEPLLQASAEAGFTQVICFSGNRDGMSDAQGLENCALGLQRLLPLCEKLGVTLVMELLNSKVNHPDYMCDHSAWGVALCKKLGSPRFRLLYDIYHMQIMEGDVIATIRRDHEFFAHYHTGGVPGRAEIDETQELNYPAIIRAIQETGYTGWLGQEFIPKRSDKLASLKQGVQICSVE
- a CDS encoding rRNA pseudouridine synthase, giving the protein MRRLDQILSSLGYCSRREAAAFVKDGRVKCGGVTLNRADMRVDAHAITLDDDPLEAPDGLLAVLHKPIGYVCTHNGDEGPTIYELLPDQWLRRNPAVTSVGRLDKETSGLLLVTDIGSIVHQHTSPKSAVEKVYIATLDRDLEPGLIEIFARGEVMLRGEEKPCLTAKLEILDARSARLTLTEGRYHQVRRMFASQGWHVEHLHRERVGEYTLDGLAEGEWRLVEA
- a CDS encoding DUF1080 domain-containing protein, producing the protein MKHTASLIAAFFSLVTLHAAEPPAGFKAIFNAKDLTGWYGLNPHSVQKLTGEKKDAALKKMREEFPTNWKVENGELVNYGHGPYATTEQEFGDMEFLIEYKTVAKADSGIYLRGVPQVQIWDKNQVFDPAKPTRRPHLGSGGLFNNTPDTPGRDPLVIADKEFGEWNSFRIRQIGARTWVWLNDKLVVDGAPMENYPDKAIPYPAKGPIMLQTHGGEIRWRNLFVHEIDADEAKKILSEADAKK
- a CDS encoding discoidin domain-containing protein, which gives rise to MTPRILSILAFASSAVFAQTNPTYTFPIQAKTPEEELKTIQLPDGYSLELVLSDPLIKEPMAIAFDGDGKMYVVEMRTYMQDIDGTDELTPKSRISLHESTKGDGVFDKHSVYMDNLLLPRMVLPLDDRVLVGITNTNDITLHRDANGDGVADEQAPWYVGGPRGGNMEHQPSGLVWGLDNWIYTTYNGYRLRWAGEKQPALKENTAPNGGQWGLAQDDYGKMWWSNAGGEKGLWNYQAPILYAAINVMQQKSEKFDTVWPIVGLGDFQGGPGRFHSPEDKRLNHFTGCAGQTVYRGDRLPKELYGNVFLPEPVGRLIRRATVEIKDGITTVANPYEEQMSEFIRSSDPNFRPLNMTTGPDGCLYIVDAYRGIIQEGNWVKPGSFLRGAIEPTGMQHVAGHGRVWRLVHKDHKPGPQPKMIGETPTQLVAHLTHPNGFWRDTAQRMLIVKNDPSVVPALVSLLKHDNHLARLHALWTLEGLDAVTPDILRAAMKDAHAQVRASAIRVAESLLKKGDTALIADIQALKADKDPTVVLQTLYTAKHLNWPKWKDEAQMTLMTSASVGVKEIGAQLLVEAPKISGSFTKDEKKQLERGQEIFRSLCFACHGFDGAGMPIAGRAGATLAPPLAGSRTAVQGDAIVRVMLNGLAGPIDGKTYEAAMVPMATNNDQWIADVASYIRKAFGNSGKLVDKKEVAALRKELGKRVTPWTIEELRALYPQPLPNRAAWKLTASHNDKEVAKAIDGDLATRWDTRKPQSPDMWFQIDLPEPTDITGLTLDTGKSRNDYPRQYKIELSLNGTEWEKPTLQGEGEAGVIDYLFTQPTKAKSIRISQLGEAKGTYWSIHELQVLGAVKK
- a CDS encoding IS630 family transposase, with product MARPCITLNLENATLEEVGVAMDCSPTKKGFRRLQALRWLYEGKSREQVADLSGFSLRQVLRFIQAFNLAGLDGLIPGRSSGRRRILPKEQVNEKILPLIEDPSLAGQSHWTAVKLHGWIKQNLQTQLGYSTTVRYLHEHDYRLKVPRPWPLNQDEDKRQAFCQKLQRWVADPSVDLWFSDESGFEGDPRPRRTWTKIGKVRHSPYLGEHIRYNVFGAVRPKDGRLGALLFNLCDSVTFQVFLDTLAEENPHVAGRRAILVLDNASWHKTKSLNWHHFEPGVCHHARPISTPSTACGCA